In Asticcacaulis sp. EMRT-3, one DNA window encodes the following:
- a CDS encoding heavy metal translocating P-type ATPase, with product MIDDPKPRREPANDQAHDDLAHDHAGHDHKGHGHDLEGHNDSDKAHSGGCCDHDLGLAPAVRKPAKVISRAPEASVAGDHGHDHPKAEAHEGPDHSGHGHDDHDSGHRHNHEDACCDPHAPAVALSPLSASVKTGEGTVTFIRIMQMDCPTEEALIQNKIGGMKSVKRLEFNLMQRVLTVVHEPEALDAILTGIKSLGFTPEVQGADSCAQASALTPEPKKAWWPLALAGVLAVASEAADWMEMPEVLAATLAIAAVLLGGWTTYKKGWIAIANRNLNINALMSIAVTGALIIRQWPEAAMVMVLFAISELIEARSLDRARNAIAGLMSLTADTVTVQQADKSWQEVDVKSVTLGALVRVKPGERIGLDGQIVSGRSSINQAPITGESLPVDKAEGDQVFAGTINESGAFDYKVTAASGETTLAKIIKAVESAQGAKAPTQRFVDQFAKIYTPIVFAIALAVAVLPPLLMSGDWLAWIYKALVLLVIACPCALVISTPVTIVSGLATAAKNGMLVKGGVYLEEGRKLKWLLLDKTGTITHGKPVQTDFETIAGGDSQRHRELAAGLANRSDHPVSKSVAVAAENDGVTIPEVDDFEALPGRGVKGKIAGKTYYLGNHRLIHERGICTPDIEARLTLLETSGKTAIALSDETTVLATFAVADTVKESSRRAIAELHSLGIKTVMLTGDNTHTAKAIAKEVGIDEALGDQLPEDKLEAVKKYAKDGKVGMVGDGINDAPALAQADVGFAMGAMGTDTAIETADVALMDDDLRKIGVFVRLSRKTRAVLIQNITFALGLKAVFLVLTLIGYGTMWMAVFADVGASIIVVANGLRLLRRVDLPKLT from the coding sequence ATGATCGACGACCCGAAGCCCCGCCGCGAGCCGGCAAATGACCAGGCTCATGACGATCTTGCGCATGATCACGCGGGTCATGACCACAAAGGACATGGTCACGATCTGGAAGGGCACAACGACAGCGATAAGGCGCACTCTGGCGGTTGCTGCGATCATGATCTTGGGTTGGCGCCTGCTGTGCGCAAGCCCGCCAAGGTGATTTCGCGCGCACCGGAGGCCTCGGTCGCTGGCGATCATGGCCATGACCACCCTAAGGCGGAAGCCCATGAGGGGCCTGATCATTCCGGTCATGGCCATGATGATCACGACAGCGGACATCGCCACAATCACGAAGACGCCTGCTGCGATCCGCACGCGCCGGCCGTGGCGCTGTCCCCGTTGAGCGCTTCTGTCAAAACAGGTGAGGGGACGGTTACCTTCATCCGCATCATGCAAATGGACTGCCCGACCGAAGAAGCCCTGATTCAGAACAAGATCGGCGGCATGAAGTCGGTGAAGCGTCTGGAATTCAACCTGATGCAGCGCGTGCTCACCGTGGTTCACGAACCGGAAGCGCTCGATGCCATCTTGACCGGCATAAAAAGCCTGGGGTTCACGCCAGAAGTCCAGGGGGCGGACTCGTGTGCTCAGGCGAGCGCGTTGACGCCTGAACCCAAGAAGGCCTGGTGGCCCCTGGCGCTGGCCGGCGTGCTGGCGGTCGCATCGGAAGCCGCCGATTGGATGGAGATGCCGGAAGTCCTGGCGGCGACATTGGCCATTGCGGCGGTTCTGCTTGGGGGTTGGACGACCTACAAGAAGGGCTGGATCGCGATCGCAAACCGCAATCTGAACATCAATGCGCTGATGAGCATAGCTGTGACGGGCGCGCTGATCATTCGGCAGTGGCCGGAGGCGGCCATGGTCATGGTCTTGTTTGCCATTTCGGAATTGATCGAGGCCAGATCGCTCGACCGTGCCCGCAATGCCATTGCAGGCTTGATGTCCCTGACGGCCGATACGGTCACGGTTCAACAGGCGGACAAGAGCTGGCAGGAGGTCGATGTAAAGTCGGTAACGCTCGGTGCCTTGGTTCGCGTGAAACCGGGCGAACGTATCGGTCTCGATGGCCAGATTGTGAGCGGACGCTCGTCGATCAATCAGGCGCCAATCACCGGTGAAAGCTTGCCGGTGGACAAGGCGGAGGGTGACCAGGTCTTCGCCGGCACCATCAATGAATCGGGCGCGTTCGATTACAAAGTTACGGCCGCATCCGGGGAGACGACCCTGGCCAAGATCATCAAGGCGGTCGAGAGCGCTCAGGGTGCCAAGGCGCCCACGCAACGGTTCGTCGATCAGTTCGCCAAGATTTATACGCCTATCGTGTTCGCTATTGCCCTGGCTGTCGCGGTATTGCCGCCATTGTTGATGAGCGGCGACTGGCTCGCCTGGATATACAAGGCGCTTGTTCTTCTGGTCATCGCGTGTCCCTGCGCACTTGTCATCTCGACACCCGTCACCATCGTCAGCGGTCTGGCGACGGCCGCTAAAAACGGCATGCTGGTCAAGGGCGGTGTCTATCTGGAAGAGGGCCGCAAGCTGAAGTGGCTCCTCCTCGACAAGACCGGCACGATCACGCATGGCAAGCCTGTTCAAACCGACTTCGAGACCATCGCTGGGGGCGACAGCCAGCGTCACCGGGAGCTTGCGGCGGGCCTCGCCAATCGCTCGGATCACCCGGTATCAAAGTCTGTTGCGGTCGCTGCGGAAAATGACGGTGTCACAATTCCCGAGGTTGATGATTTCGAAGCGCTGCCCGGCCGCGGTGTGAAGGGCAAGATCGCGGGGAAAACCTATTATCTCGGCAATCACCGCCTGATCCATGAGCGCGGGATTTGCACACCGGACATTGAGGCACGCCTAACCTTGCTGGAGACATCCGGGAAGACGGCGATCGCGCTGTCCGATGAAACGACGGTCCTGGCGACCTTCGCCGTGGCCGATACCGTCAAGGAATCGAGCCGTCGCGCCATCGCGGAACTGCATAGCCTCGGCATCAAGACGGTGATGCTGACAGGAGACAATACGCACACTGCGAAGGCCATCGCCAAGGAAGTCGGTATCGACGAGGCGCTGGGCGACCAGCTCCCGGAAGACAAGCTTGAGGCTGTCAAAAAGTACGCAAAGGACGGCAAGGTCGGCATGGTCGGCGACGGCATCAATGATGCGCCGGCCTTGGCCCAGGCCGACGTCGGGTTTGCCATGGGCGCCATGGGAACCGATACGGCGATCGAGACGGCCGACGTGGCGTTGATGGATGACGATTTGCGCAAGATAGGCGTTTTCGTCCGGCTGTCGCGTAAGACGCGTGCCGTGCTCATCCAGAACATTACCTTCGCACTCGGTCTTAAGGCGGTCTTCCTGGTCCTGACCCTGATCGGCTACGGAACCATGTGGATGGCGGTTTTCGCGGACGTTGGCGCCAGCATCATCGTCGTCGCCAATGGCTTGCGGCTGCTTAGACGTGTCGATCTGCCAAAACTCACCTAA
- the cadR gene encoding Cd(II)/Pb(II)-responsive transcriptional regulator yields the protein MKIGELAMSANCTTETIRFYEKAGLLPKADRTDGNYRDYGGEHLKRLRFIRNCRALDMTHEEIRALLSTMDGPSDGCDSVVTLLDDHIGHVEVRIKELQLLQEQLVDLRQKCRTEASGETCGILVGLETMQPDAASDRHTHLG from the coding sequence ATGAAAATCGGCGAACTGGCGATGTCGGCCAATTGCACCACGGAAACCATCCGGTTTTACGAGAAGGCGGGCCTGCTTCCGAAGGCCGACCGCACCGATGGCAACTACCGCGACTATGGCGGCGAACACCTGAAGCGCCTTCGCTTTATTCGGAATTGCCGCGCGCTGGATATGACCCACGAGGAAATCCGCGCCCTCCTGTCGACGATGGATGGACCGTCGGATGGATGTGACTCGGTCGTGACCCTGCTGGACGATCATATCGGCCATGTCGAAGTACGGATCAAAGAGCTGCAACTGCTCCAAGAGCAGTTGGTGGACCTGCGCCAAAAGTGCCGGACGGAGGCTTCCGGCGAAACCTGCGGCATCCTGGTGGGACTGGAGACCATGCAGCCCGACGCCGCCAGCGACCGGCATACACACCTCGGATAG
- a CDS encoding CusA/CzcA family heavy metal efflux RND transporter gives MIGNLMALSVRARWAVLLIVMLVGTFGAWQLTKLPIDAVPDITNKQVQINTIDTGLSPVEIEKRVTFPIETALSGIPGLETTRSLSRNGFSQVSAIFTEGTDLYFARQQVSERIAQARDSLPEGTQPQIGPVTTGLGEVFMYAIDFANPNGKGAKIVDGQPGWQSDGSFLTPEGDRLTDEVSRAAYLRTVQTWIISPQLRTVKGVAGVDSIGGFEKQYIVEPDPVKLSAYGVSFTELAKALEAANLSVGANFLNRSGEAYLVRADARIRSLDEINQAIIATRGGLPVALKDVATVRLGGELRTGAASMNGHEVVIGTTLMLIGENSRTVAKAVGEKLEGIKKSQPPGLKVTTTLDRSKLVSATVETVQKNLFEGAVLVAVALFLLLGNVRAAIIAVLIIPFSFLIMAIGMNGMKVSGNLMSLGALDFGLIVDGAVIIIENCLRRLAERQHHEGRILSLRERLEETTLATQEMIKPTVYGQAIIFLVFAPLLTFTGVEGKTFSPMAITLILALAAAFVLSITFVPAMVALLIRGKITEKEVWIIRKIKTAYEPVLHQAVAKPWPFIASGIGIFVLSGFVFTLLGQEFIPQLDEKNIALSTSRIPSTSLEESLTMQKGVEKAVSSLPEVELMFSKTGTAEVATDPMPPNISDGFVILKEKQDWPKGVKTKADVVQRIEDRTNGLIGQSYELSQPIQLRFNELIAGVRGDVAIKLYGDDLDKMGASAARIVSVLQSIPGAADVKAEQTAGSPTLDVQFDRTAIARYGLTVEEVADTVSAAMGGREAGLVFEGDRRFNIVVRVPQSTRNDLDAFMALPVMLPEEGGHARGSVPLSQVAQFRFTEGLNQISRENGKRRIVIQANVRGRDVGSFVTEALLKVEAVALPTGSFLEWGGQFQNLKAASDRLAIVVPICFLAIFGLLFMALGGFGRAISVFTAVPLALAGGVFTLAMTGIAFSVSAAVGFICLSGVAVLNGLVVMTSIRQRIEAGMELSKAITEGMIERVRPVIMTGLVPAIGFIPMALGTGTGAEVQKPLAVVVIGGLVTATALTLLVLPAITQVVLGLGERMNKRRQVMPVNERPAE, from the coding sequence ATGATAGGAAACTTAATGGCGCTCAGCGTGCGTGCACGCTGGGCCGTCCTGCTTATTGTCATGTTGGTCGGCACGTTCGGGGCCTGGCAACTGACGAAGCTGCCGATTGATGCCGTCCCTGACATCACCAACAAGCAGGTTCAGATCAACACAATCGATACCGGCCTGTCCCCCGTCGAAATTGAAAAGCGCGTGACCTTCCCGATTGAGACGGCTCTTTCTGGCATTCCTGGCCTGGAGACGACAAGATCGCTATCGCGCAACGGCTTCTCCCAGGTCAGCGCGATCTTTACCGAGGGTACGGATCTCTATTTTGCGCGGCAACAGGTCAGTGAACGCATTGCGCAGGCCAGAGACAGTTTGCCTGAAGGCACGCAGCCACAGATCGGGCCGGTTACGACCGGGCTTGGCGAAGTCTTTATGTACGCCATCGACTTTGCCAATCCCAACGGCAAGGGCGCCAAGATAGTCGACGGGCAACCCGGCTGGCAATCTGACGGCAGCTTCCTGACCCCGGAGGGTGATCGTCTGACCGATGAGGTCTCGCGGGCCGCCTATCTGCGCACGGTGCAGACCTGGATCATCTCGCCGCAGCTTCGCACCGTCAAAGGCGTGGCCGGTGTCGATTCCATCGGCGGGTTCGAGAAGCAATATATCGTTGAGCCCGATCCGGTAAAACTTAGCGCCTATGGCGTCTCGTTTACCGAACTGGCCAAGGCACTTGAGGCTGCCAACCTGTCGGTCGGCGCCAACTTCCTCAATCGCTCAGGGGAGGCCTACCTGGTCAGGGCTGACGCCCGCATCCGGTCGCTCGACGAGATCAATCAGGCGATCATCGCCACGCGAGGCGGTTTGCCTGTGGCGCTGAAAGACGTGGCCACGGTTCGTTTGGGCGGTGAGCTGCGCACAGGCGCTGCCAGCATGAACGGCCACGAGGTCGTCATCGGCACAACCTTGATGCTGATCGGGGAAAATAGCCGGACCGTTGCCAAGGCGGTCGGTGAGAAACTCGAAGGGATCAAGAAATCCCAGCCGCCGGGTCTAAAGGTCACGACCACCCTCGACCGCTCCAAACTGGTGAGTGCGACCGTCGAAACGGTGCAAAAGAACCTGTTCGAAGGCGCGGTCCTCGTCGCTGTGGCGCTCTTCCTGCTTCTGGGCAATGTCCGCGCGGCGATTATCGCCGTGCTGATCATTCCGTTCTCATTCCTGATAATGGCCATCGGGATGAACGGCATGAAGGTATCTGGGAATTTGATGAGCCTCGGCGCGCTGGACTTCGGTCTCATCGTGGACGGTGCCGTTATCATTATCGAAAACTGCCTGCGGCGGCTGGCCGAACGCCAGCATCACGAAGGGCGTATCCTGTCCCTGCGGGAGCGACTGGAGGAGACGACGCTCGCCACCCAGGAAATGATCAAGCCGACCGTGTACGGCCAGGCCATCATCTTTCTGGTGTTCGCGCCCTTGCTCACCTTTACCGGTGTCGAGGGCAAGACGTTCTCGCCCATGGCCATAACCCTGATCCTGGCCCTGGCGGCGGCATTCGTTCTCTCCATCACCTTCGTGCCGGCCATGGTCGCGCTATTGATCCGAGGCAAGATCACGGAAAAAGAGGTCTGGATCATTCGCAAGATTAAGACGGCTTATGAGCCGGTCCTGCACCAGGCGGTCGCCAAGCCATGGCCCTTCATTGCCAGCGGCATCGGGATATTCGTTCTGTCCGGTTTCGTCTTTACGCTCCTGGGCCAGGAATTCATTCCGCAACTCGACGAGAAGAATATCGCCCTATCAACGAGCCGCATTCCTTCGACCTCGCTGGAAGAATCCCTCACCATGCAAAAGGGTGTTGAGAAGGCCGTCTCCAGCCTGCCAGAAGTGGAGTTAATGTTCTCCAAGACGGGCACCGCCGAGGTGGCGACTGATCCCATGCCGCCTAACATCTCCGATGGCTTCGTTATCCTGAAGGAGAAACAGGACTGGCCAAAGGGCGTCAAAACCAAAGCCGACGTCGTCCAAAGGATCGAGGATCGTACGAACGGGCTTATCGGTCAGTCTTACGAGCTGAGCCAGCCGATCCAGCTTCGTTTCAACGAACTGATTGCGGGGGTACGCGGTGATGTCGCCATCAAGCTTTATGGTGATGATCTCGACAAGATGGGGGCGTCAGCCGCCAGAATTGTCAGCGTGCTGCAATCCATACCCGGAGCCGCTGACGTTAAGGCCGAACAAACGGCCGGATCGCCGACGCTCGATGTCCAGTTCGATCGCACCGCTATCGCGCGTTACGGCCTGACGGTAGAAGAGGTCGCCGATACCGTCTCGGCAGCGATGGGCGGACGAGAAGCCGGCCTTGTTTTCGAGGGCGACCGCCGCTTCAACATCGTTGTCCGTGTGCCGCAAAGCACGCGCAATGATCTGGATGCCTTCATGGCGCTGCCGGTCATGTTGCCAGAAGAGGGCGGCCACGCCAGAGGGTCGGTCCCGCTGTCTCAGGTGGCGCAGTTCCGCTTCACGGAAGGTCTCAACCAGATCTCCCGTGAGAACGGCAAGCGCCGGATCGTCATACAAGCCAATGTGCGCGGCCGAGATGTAGGCTCTTTCGTCACCGAGGCCCTGCTAAAGGTCGAAGCCGTCGCCCTCCCGACAGGGTCTTTCCTGGAGTGGGGCGGTCAATTCCAGAACCTGAAGGCGGCCTCGGACAGACTGGCCATCGTCGTACCGATCTGCTTCCTCGCCATCTTCGGCCTTCTCTTCATGGCTCTGGGCGGCTTCGGACGTGCCATTTCCGTCTTCACGGCCGTGCCTCTTGCGCTGGCTGGTGGGGTCTTCACGCTCGCCATGACCGGGATCGCCTTCTCCGTTTCAGCGGCAGTCGGCTTTATCTGCCTGTCCGGTGTCGCCGTACTGAACGGGCTCGTCGTCATGACCAGCATCCGACAGCGCATCGAGGCCGGGATGGAACTCAGCAAGGCCATCACCGAAGGCATGATCGAGCGGGTTCGGCCGGTCATCATGACGGGACTGGTTCCGGCGATTGGCTTTATCCCAATGGCGCTTGGCACAGGCACCGGCGCCGAGGTGCAAAAGCCCTTGGCGGTCGTCGTCATCGGCGGCCTGGTCACGGCCACGGCCCTGACGCTGCTTGTCCTGCCTGCCATCACGCAAGTGGTCCTGGGCTTGGGTGAGCGCATGAACAAGCGCCGTCAGGTGATGCCCGTCAATGAGCGTCCCGCAGAGTAA
- a CDS encoding DUF190 domain-containing protein has product MSQTMKLLRIYTSESAYFGDNKVFAVIATRARDAKLAGATILQALVGFGRSAHLRRRHILEDDQSLVIEIVDEEARLRDFVASIDDIPGVGLITLEAVEVLKSEGVAP; this is encoded by the coding sequence ATGAGCCAGACCATGAAACTTCTCAGAATCTATACCAGTGAAAGTGCGTATTTCGGCGACAACAAGGTCTTCGCGGTGATCGCCACCCGTGCTCGCGATGCCAAGCTTGCCGGCGCCACGATCCTCCAGGCCCTCGTCGGCTTTGGCCGATCCGCCCACTTGCGGCGCCGGCATATCCTCGAAGATGACCAGTCGCTCGTCATCGAAATCGTCGATGAAGAGGCGCGTTTGCGAGACTTCGTTGCCTCGATCGACGACATTCCCGGCGTCGGGCTGATCACGCTTGAGGCGGTGGAAGTGCTGAAATCAGAGGGGGTAGCGCCATGA